The Candidatus Nitrosymbiomonas proteolyticus genome has a segment encoding these proteins:
- a CDS encoding protease S1 periplasmic serine protease: MNARKTRSGKSAYVMLLIGAVIGAVTFASIQSGKVISPAQAEKPAVAMPASNLEAPKLDMLRSLDEAFASIVDYASKAVVHIRTGGDRSQGLTSAMASGEGSGVIFRSDGYIVTNAHVVDSFDTVTVTLNDGRSFPGKVIKAEDIDIAVVKIQASDLPTVQFGNSDAVRPGQFAIAVGSPFGFENSTTIGHISAIGRESIVPDMRQGSARFYPDLIQTDASINMGNSGGPLLNVDGQVVGINTAIYSGTGGSVGIGFAIPSNQARMIADMLIEKGKVTRAYIGVRPVNLKEFQKKELGVEGGAVVDEIPNDGPASKAGLKQGDIIIQIGSMPIRTQQDLRNAMLRFEPKADVKVEYIRNGQRKSAQVVLGDPPKLEASVAPNRNPDFGSPNQGLPPNIEEFMRDFQPPQGERVPRSQGDRPVLGVGIETVGPTQRTQYGIPESVSGAVVTQVAPGSMAERLGLKVGDVIREFGGKPIKDAPSFVAEMQKVRPGDKKSIKFGSYKNNAVAEVTRDVQF; the protein is encoded by the coding sequence ATGAATGCGAGGAAAACCCGATCCGGGAAGTCTGCTTACGTCATGCTGTTGATCGGCGCCGTCATCGGCGCGGTCACCTTTGCCTCGATCCAATCGGGCAAGGTCATCAGCCCCGCCCAAGCCGAGAAGCCTGCCGTTGCGATGCCAGCGTCGAACCTCGAAGCGCCCAAGCTGGATATGCTCCGCTCCCTCGACGAAGCTTTTGCGAGCATCGTCGATTACGCTTCGAAGGCGGTCGTTCATATTCGAACGGGCGGCGACCGCAGCCAAGGGCTGACAAGCGCGATGGCGAGCGGCGAAGGCTCCGGCGTGATCTTTCGATCCGACGGATACATCGTTACGAACGCTCACGTCGTCGATAGCTTCGATACCGTGACGGTGACCCTCAACGATGGGCGTTCGTTTCCGGGCAAGGTCATCAAGGCTGAGGACATCGACATCGCCGTCGTGAAGATTCAAGCGTCCGACCTCCCGACTGTCCAGTTCGGCAATAGCGACGCGGTCCGTCCGGGCCAATTCGCGATCGCCGTGGGCTCGCCGTTCGGATTCGAAAACTCGACGACGATCGGCCATATCAGCGCCATCGGCCGTGAGAGCATCGTCCCTGACATGCGCCAAGGCTCTGCGAGGTTCTATCCCGACCTCATTCAGACCGACGCTTCGATCAACATGGGCAACTCCGGCGGCCCGCTCTTGAACGTCGACGGGCAGGTCGTCGGCATCAACACTGCGATCTACAGCGGCACCGGGGGAAGCGTGGGGATCGGCTTCGCCATCCCTTCGAACCAAGCGCGCATGATCGCCGACATGCTGATCGAGAAAGGCAAAGTCACGCGCGCCTACATCGGCGTTCGCCCCGTGAACCTCAAGGAGTTCCAGAAGAAAGAGCTTGGCGTCGAGGGCGGAGCGGTTGTGGATGAGATTCCCAACGACGGTCCGGCGTCCAAAGCGGGCCTCAAGCAAGGCGATATCATCATCCAGATCGGATCGATGCCGATTCGCACGCAGCAAGACCTGCGGAACGCCATGCTCCGCTTTGAACCGAAAGCCGACGTGAAGGTCGAGTACATTCGGAACGGACAGCGCAAGTCGGCGCAGGTCGTGCTGGGTGACCCTCCGAAACTCGAGGCCAGCGTCGCACCCAATCGGAACCCCGACTTCGGGAGTCCGAATCAAGGCCTGCCCCCGAATATCGAGGAGTTCATGCGAGACTTCCAGCCGCCCCAAGGGGAGCGCGTACCGCGGTCGCAAGGAGACCGCCCTGTACTTGGAGTCGGGATCGAAACCGTCGGTCCGACCCAGCGGACGCAGTACGGCATTCCCGAGTCGGTATCAGGAGCGGTTGTGACGCAGGTCGCGCCGGGTTCGATGGCTGAGAGGCTGGGGCTCAAAGTGGGCGACGTGATTCGGGAGTTCGGCGGCAAGCCGATCAAGGATGCGCCGTCGTTCGTGGCCGAGATGCAAAAGGTTCGGCCCGGGGACAAGAAGTCGATCAAGTTCGGCTCCTACAAGAACAACGCCGTCGCCGAGGTCACTCGAGACGTGCAGTTCTAA
- a CDS encoding RNA polymerase factor sigma-70 → MVQSLTRALSRSDENQKERFESLVKDSFRSAYGFAYRLTGNSTDAEDLVQETYLRAYRFFHRYDEDLPFLNWLYRIMSNAHVDTVRRRGRLRTTSLEQTVFGGTTTLEIPDDEASPEAELMQNAMGEHVEAGLQAMNPEFRTAVLLADVEGMAYEEIASIMGTSVGTVRSRIHRGRKQLKRLLRKRCPAQYGGESGVV, encoded by the coding sequence ATGGTCCAAAGCTTGACACGCGCGCTAAGCCGATCTGACGAGAATCAGAAGGAACGGTTCGAATCTCTTGTGAAGGATTCGTTCCGAAGCGCCTACGGGTTCGCCTATCGGCTGACTGGCAACTCCACGGACGCAGAAGACCTTGTCCAGGAGACGTACCTCCGCGCGTACCGGTTTTTTCATCGCTACGACGAAGACCTCCCGTTTCTGAATTGGCTCTACCGGATCATGAGCAACGCGCACGTCGATACGGTTCGGCGGCGTGGACGGCTCCGGACAACCAGCTTGGAGCAGACGGTGTTCGGCGGAACCACGACCCTGGAGATCCCTGACGACGAAGCTTCGCCCGAAGCCGAACTCATGCAGAACGCGATGGGCGAACACGTCGAAGCCGGGCTTCAAGCGATGAACCCCGAGTTTCGGACGGCGGTTCTGCTGGCCGATGTCGAAGGGATGGCCTACGAAGAGATCGCTTCGATCATGGGCACTTCCGTCGGCACCGTGCGTTCTCGAATTCACCGGGGCCGAAAGCAACTCAAACGGCTCCTCAGAAAGCGATGCCCGGCGCAGTATGGAGGTGAGAGCGGTGTTGTGTAG
- a CDS encoding DNA polymerase III sbuunit delta' gives MLERAIGDDSSIHAVLLYGEEGGQRDSFAAELAQGWLCAQPREDGACGECKPCMQFSRDAAVDLLRIAPSGKSRLIRKQSIRPAKESDEYPVSEFLRTPPLSARNKVIWMADVDRLGLDAANSFLKILEEPPERSRFVLTTQHYSAVLPTIASRAIGVPCEVGTPQELAQDFGVLENWEELWALGSRTRLERLRSRKESWRSLAESLESLPQRPRSAALSVSESWREIAKQLADDDSVPSRTAHCWVLEAVALWAVEVGWRSQAVQHVLESHRKVEGNVQPSLEFDALCTTIVGALR, from the coding sequence TTGCTGGAAAGGGCGATCGGCGACGACTCCTCGATTCATGCGGTCCTGCTTTATGGTGAGGAGGGTGGACAGCGCGACAGCTTTGCCGCTGAGCTTGCTCAAGGGTGGCTTTGCGCCCAGCCGAGAGAGGACGGTGCGTGCGGCGAGTGCAAGCCTTGTATGCAGTTCAGCCGAGACGCGGCGGTCGATCTCTTGCGAATCGCGCCGAGCGGAAAAAGCCGCCTCATCCGCAAGCAATCGATCCGCCCTGCGAAGGAATCGGACGAGTACCCAGTATCCGAGTTCTTGCGGACTCCTCCGCTGTCGGCGCGCAACAAGGTGATTTGGATGGCCGACGTCGATCGGCTGGGTCTGGACGCCGCCAATTCGTTCCTCAAGATCCTCGAAGAGCCGCCCGAAAGAAGCCGCTTCGTCCTCACCACGCAGCACTATTCCGCCGTTCTACCGACCATCGCTTCGCGGGCGATCGGAGTGCCGTGCGAGGTGGGGACGCCACAGGAGCTTGCCCAAGACTTCGGCGTGTTGGAGAACTGGGAGGAGCTTTGGGCCCTCGGCTCGCGGACTCGACTGGAGCGGTTGCGCTCGCGCAAAGAGTCTTGGCGCTCGCTCGCCGAATCGCTCGAGAGCCTGCCCCAGCGGCCTAGGTCGGCGGCGCTCAGCGTTTCGGAGAGTTGGCGGGAGATCGCCAAGCAGCTTGCCGACGACGACTCCGTCCCTTCCCGAACGGCTCATTGCTGGGTCTTAGAAGCGGTCGCTCTGTGGGCCGTCGAGGTCGGCTGGCGCTCGCAAGCCGTCCAGCACGTGCTGGAATCGCATCGCAAGGTCGAAGGTAACGTTCAGCCTTCGCTGGAGTTCGATGCCCTTTGCACCACCATCGTGGGAGCGCTCCGGTGA
- a CDS encoding cyclic-di-AMP receptor: MKLVVCVVHSRDKNKVTDEMIRAGYKFTVISSTGGFLREGNTTILVGVGEEDTPALLNLIEQNCQAREQLLNVMPLEAAPTGAFLTSPVKVPVGGAVVFVLNVERFERF; the protein is encoded by the coding sequence GTGAAGCTCGTCGTCTGTGTCGTCCATAGCCGCGATAAGAACAAGGTCACCGATGAGATGATCCGGGCTGGCTACAAGTTCACCGTTATCAGTTCGACGGGCGGATTCCTTCGGGAAGGCAACACGACGATTCTCGTGGGGGTCGGCGAGGAGGATACGCCCGCGCTGTTGAACCTGATCGAGCAGAATTGCCAAGCTCGCGAGCAGCTTTTGAACGTGATGCCCTTGGAGGCGGCTCCTACGGGGGCTTTCCTGACGAGCCCGGTAAAGGTTCCGGTCGGTGGGGCCGTGGTGTTTGTGTTGAATGTCGAAAGATTCGAGCGTTTCTGA